The sequence TAAAAAAGCGCCGTCTTTTCCGAGAAAAAGAGGCGCGGCAGTCCGTCATGTCCAGGCCGCCTTTCGTATTAGCGGTAGGCAACGTCGGAGAACATATTGGTGACTTTATACCAGAACCAGCTTAATGCCTGGTCGATGCTTTTGACTTGCCCCGAAATGTGGGCGGTCGATGCCTGGTACAGTGAACCGTCAATAACGGTCACATTCCCGTTCACTTCCCCGTACACTTGAGTCTTACCGTTCTCTACCGTAAGGTCGCCGGAAACCCGTTTGCCAGAAGGAACGGTAACGGTATCTCCCTTGATCACTACCTGATCGAGATCAGAGCCTTTCACGACAAGCTGTCCATCCTGTTTCCACAAGGTGACAGAGCTCATCAGCATAACCAGCAGAAACACCGAGGCCGCGGTAAGCGCGGGATGCTTCTTTATCCAGGCAATAAACCGTCTTTCCTTCTTGGAAGGCGGCAGCGAGCCCATAATGCGTCCCACAAGTTCATCGGAAACAACGGGACTCTGGTGCATAAGGGAAAAAAGCAGCATATCCGTTTGTTCCAATTCCTTGAATTTCGCTCGGCAGTCCGGACAGGATAGAAGATGCTCCTTCAAGTCCCGCTGCTGCTGTCCGGGCAAGTCGTCATCCAAGTAATCATGCATCATAGAGACGGCCAGTTTGCATTCCATAGGAGCCAATCCTTTCATCAGTGCTATTTAATTCCCCAACAAAATCGGGTACACAACGCTTGCTAAATTACATACGTGCCAAGTCAACATGCGTTTCACAAAAATAATCGGTTTCTTTATAATCTCGGGCCCAATTTTTTGCGCAAAAATTCCCGGCCCCTATGTACCCGGGTCTTAATCGTCGTAACGGGCATATTCAGCACATCGCTGATTTCCTGAAGCGACAAATCCTGCAAATACCTTAAGATCATGACCGAGCGGTATTTCACAGGCAGTTCGTCAATCGCCTGATAGATCGTTCTCTGCGTCTCGGAGAGAAGGAGCTCGCTTTCGGGCGTTACATTGTCGCTTGGAATAAGAGAATAGCCGTCAGTTCCCTCCTGATCGCTAAGTTCAGCATCCAGCGAATACGTCGGCCTGCGCTTGCGCAAGCGGTCGATGCAAAGATTGGTCGCAATCCGGTAAATCCATGTCGAAAATTTCTGGTTATCGTCGTATCGGTCCAGATTCCGGTAGACGCGCAAAAACGTCTCCTGGACAATATCCTCCGCTTCATGGCGGTTATTCAGCATCCGGTAGCCCAGATGATAGATTCTGTCTTTATATAATTCGACAAGTTCGGCAAATGCTCTTTGGTCGCCCTTTAAGGCGAGCTTTGTCAACCTGCCTTCCAAATTCTCCACCAGTTAACTCCCCCAGACTTGCCGCCCTTGGTATGTCATAATCCACTATATTCACGGTACAAGCATTTAAATCGTAATTCAACAACGGTTAAAAATCAAGGCTTTATCTCAGCATTTCCAGGTTTAGGCAGTATGCAAAAAAGCCTGTCTTCCACGCAAGGGAAGACAGGCTGGAATCATTTAAGAAATGAACCGGACCCCGGTATCAGCCGGTATTGCGAAGACCGGCGGCAATTCCGTTGATCGTAAGGAGCACTTCACGCAGCAGCTCAGGGTCGTCCTGATCCTTATCCCGCAGCGCTCTTAGCTCGGTCAACAGCTGCACCTGCAAATAGCTGAGCGGATCAACATAAGGGTTGCGCAGCCGGATGGACTCCTGAATGACCGGTACATTATCCAAAATATCCTGCTGGCCGGTTATCTTCAGGATAAGATCCGAGGTCAGACGGAATTCTTCCTCGATCTGTCCGTAAATCCGGTTGTGGGCCTCCTTATTCTTGCCCATCTCCGCGTACTCTCTTGCGATAGTGAGATCCGCTTTGGCAATCGCCATTTGCAGCGTATCGATCAGGCTCGTAAAGAAGGAGAAATTCCCGTACATGTGCTGAAGGATTTTCAAATTCTCTTCCTTGCCTTGATAGAAGCTTTGCAGCCCTGTTCCCGCCGCATACCAAGCTGGCAGCAGGAAACGGCTCTGGGTCCAGGCGAATACCCACGGAATCGCCCGCAGATCCTCGAACCGGTCGCTGTTCTTGCGCTTGGACGGACGGGAGCCGATGTTGAGCTCTCCGATTTCCGGCAGCGGTGTGGACTCCTTGAAGAAGCTCAGGAAATCCGGGTCGCGGAAGATCAAATCCTGATATTTGTTCAGCGAAACCTCCGAAATCTCTCGGCAGATCTCTTCCCATTTGCTAACGTAAAGATCGCTGTGCGGCGTTCTTGCGTTGATTGCCGCAATCACGAGTGCGGAAGTCGCCTGTTCCAGACTGCGGTAGGCAATCCCCTTCATGGAATACCGGGAGGAAAGAACCTCTCCCTGCTCCGTAATCTTGATGCCGCCTCCGATGGTGGAGGCCGGCTGAGCCAAAATGCTGCGATTCAGCGGCATACCGCCTCTGCCGAGCGCTCCGCCGCGGCCGTGGAAGAACTTCAGCTTGACGCCGTATTCGTCGGCCATAGCCGTGAGCCCCTTCAGCGCCACGCGCAGCTCCCAGTTGGCAGTTACCACACCGCCGTCTTTGTTGCTGTCGGAGTAACCAAGCATGATCTCCTGCAGATCACTCATTGCCGCAACCGCTTGACGGTAGATCGGCATATTGAAGATTGTGCGCATGATATCCGGCGCCTCGTGAAGATCATCGATCGTCTCGAACAGCGGCACCGCCTGCAATGTACAGACAACGGTGCCGTCCGCGTCGCGGCGGAACAGTCCCACTTCCTTGGCGAATACCATAACCTCCAGAATATCGCTTGCCGCCTCAGCCATACTGATCAGATAGCTGGTAATACACTGCTTGCCGTACTCCGCCTGTGCTTTATATACCGTCCGGTACACTTCCAGGCATTCCTCGGTTCCTTCGCTGTACTCTTGATAAGGGGAAGTCAGCGGCCGCGGATCGTTGAGCAGCTTCTCCAGAAGCTCAATCTTCTCTTGCTCGGACAGCTTGGAATAATCCGGCGTAATGTCCATCTTGGCCAGAATTTCCGTCATGGCGTTCTCATGCTCTTTGCTGTGCTGGCGGATATCGAGCGTCGCCGTATGGAAGCCGAACAACTCCACCTGGCGGATCAGCTTCTTAATGTATGTGTCCGCAACATAATCAGCGAAGTGATGCCGCAGGCTTCGGTCGATGATATTCAGGTCCTGTATGAGCTCTGCCGGTGAAGTATAGTACTCCGACGTTCCTCTTTTTTCCTCGTCCAGCACGTTCTGCGTCTTCGAAATCATGTAGCTGAGCTTGATCCGATACGGTTCGTTATCGTTGCGCCAAGCGTCGAGGCGGTCCAGTTTAATTGACGCCCGGTCTTTGGCGATGGACTCCAGCAGTTCCGGCGTTACTTTTACAATGCTTGTGTTGAAGCTTAAATACTGCATCAGCTCGCGCATAATCCGCTGATATTCCCGTACCGCCAGTATGCGCTGCATCTTCAGCGTCTGGAGGGTAACCGAAGACGTAACCGAAGGATTACCGTCGCGGTCCCCGCCGATCCAAGAGCCGAACCGCAGATAAGTCGGAACATGCCAATTCTGTCCCGGATAATACTTGCTAAGGCACCGTTCAAGCTCCTGATAGACATCAGGCAGCACGTGAAAAATCGTCTCGTGAAAATAGTACATTCCATTGCGCACTTCATCGAGCACCGTAGGCTTGCGGTCGCGCAGTTCATCCGTCTGCCACAGGGTAATAACCTCGTTCAACAGCTTCTCCCGAAGCTGCTCGCGTTCCCTAAAGGTCAGTGTCGGGTTATCGAGGCCCGTAACATCGTCGGCAATCCGCTTGTGGATGTCAAGAATGGCGCGGCGCATCGCCTCTGTCGGGTGGGCAGTCATGACGAGCTCCAGCGACAGGCCGTTAACAATCTCCCACACTTCCTTAGGAGAGAAGTCCCGTTCTCTCAGCTCCTGAATAGCGCTCTCTATAGAACCAGGCTGTACGGTCTCACCCGCCGAGCGCTCATAGTCTCTTTTGCGACGTATCCGGTGATTCTGTTCGGCGATATTCACCAATTGAAAATAAATGGCAAACGCCCGAATTACCTGATGCCGATTCTCCGGATCCAGGGAGTCGATTAACTCCTTAAATTCGCTGTGCAGTTCAGGCAAACAAACTGAGCGCAATGACTTACTGGTCTCGCGAATCTTCTCCACAATCTCCAGCAATTCATTACCGCCTTGATGAACCAAGACTTCGCCCAAAATGTTCCCCAGGAACCGTACGTCTCTCCGCAGCAGATTATTGGAATTGACTTTGCCTGCGGTAGTCGTAAGTTCGGTCATGCTGTTCCCCCCATCCTTCTTCCGTATGAATGTCTCATCACAGGTCATGTTAGAGCTTTCCTCATATCATACAATAAAATAAATCGAAAATCTCCAACTATCTTTCACGGTGAAGCGACATAGTCTTTTAAGATTATACATCAAAATGATTATTTATACAGGTATATTTTTTTACATTTTTATTAAATTATCGAGAAAATAGCTGGTATCGTTCTAAAATGCATATGAAATACGGAAGATAGGGCTTACATTAGAGGGGAGCTTATTCATCGAGAAGACTGAAATTCGTTTGAAAAAAATTTAGTTTTTTTCGCCGGGGAGCGTAATGTTTACCGTTCTCGTTTTCGGATCATAGCTTATCTTAGCTCCCATCGCCTCCGCCAGCATACGTGCCGGAACATAGGTAATGCCTTTATCAAGCACACCGTCGGCCGCCTTGACGCCGTTAACATGAACCGCCACGACAGTTTTATCATCCTTTATTGGGGTTTCATTCTTCTTCAAAAGATCGTTTACAGCTGCCATAGCAGCCTCGGAAGGCCGTTCTCCGGCACGCAGCCGATCCAAAGCCAGTCCAAACGTCATTTGCAAATGGGAAAAATCTTTAAAACCACTCCAGTCGCCGCCCCACTCGAGGCCAAATGTTTTGGCGATTTGGACAACCTGACCCCAGTCCGCAAGCCGGTCTTCATTGCCGTCGCGCAGCATGTCCCACGAGACATTTTTTCCATCCGGAAGCAGTAGAGCAAAATCAACAGCCAGCCCGTAATTGTGGTAGCTGTATCCTCCGCGCGCGTTCGTGACAACGGCCCCCGGCTTGGTTCGTCCCTGAGCGTATAACGCCTCTTGCTCGGCCATCGTTCGCAGCCCTTGGGTAATGAGGATGGGGATGCCGCAGGCATAGCAGCGCCCGATCAGCGCTTCAGCCGCCGCATGCACAGCCGGATTTAGCCCGGCCAGTTTGGCCGATGATTTATTTTGAACCTGTGTCAGAGTCAGCATTCCCTTCTCCTTTCCGGTCAATCCGTCTGAAATAGACAAATTGGTCGTACCTACCTGAATGCGTCAGCGCGGCCAGGGTAATTAATCCCGCAGTCGTTCCGAACTGGGCGAGCGTCCAGCCATACAGCAGCCAGGTTTCAAGCTCCGGAGTGGAGAGTCCGTATATGTCCGCAAAATAGGCCGCCAGTACAATCAGCATTTTGACCGTATACGCCACAAGAAAAAAGAGCATCGCCAGCATGAACACGCTGACCACGCCCTTTCGGAAACGCTCATGATAATAAGCCTTATGGCGGTGAATGATATACAGCGAACAGCCGATGGCGGTGCTGTACAATAAGAGCAGAATGATATCAATTCCTTTCATGGGCATCCCCTCGATCATAAATCAAGTATTGGGCGAACCGGTTGCGCCTGATCTCTTCCTGTATCTCCCGCGATGTGTCACAGTAGCGGCTGATAGCAAGCGTCACACGGGTGGACGCCTGCCGCAGCTCCCTTTCTTTTTCCGCATGCAGGGGGAGAAAAAAACGCCAAATCCATGGAAACCGCATGCTTTAAGCCCCCCTGTCTTCCGTTTGATCGACTTTCAATTTTTTGAGCACATCGAGCGTCGGCTGCATGAAATCGGAACGTTCCTTATCGAGAATCGCCTGCAGCCGGTCGCGATCCTCCTCAGCCTTGTCCAGCAGCTCCCGGGGCACCAAGCTTCCTTTGGCGATCGCCCGCAGCAGCATAATAACCACAATCATCAGAATCAACGCCACAACATAAGCGAGCCCGTATTTGTCCGCCAGCGGCAGCAGTTTCTCCAACTGCGCAATGTCTCCCTGTTCCATTTTCCCGTCCCTTTCTTTCATTTAATTCAAGAAGAAACGCCTGACGGCGTCCCCAAAGACGCATGTGCGTTTCTCGTAGAAATATAAGGCCATTTATTAGCGTGAAACTTATAAATCCTTATATTTTAAAAAACCCCCGTCCAGCGGGGGCGAATAACGCTTATGCAAATTATGCGATGCATGCTTTAAGCCATGAATGATTCATGCCGTAAAAGTAATACTTCACGCCATTACAATGATTTGGCGCACTTCCTCTTGTAATGCTGCTGGGACTTCATCTACCGTCTTTAGTCCCTTACGGATCAAGTCCGCGTATACTTTAGCCATTAGGGTTCCCCTCCTTCAGCGCCAGCAGTTGCTCATACATCTCGGCCAAGGCGAGCTGCACATTCGTTGTCTCCTCCCCGGCGGTTTTCAGCTTGCCGTTCGCATCTTCCAGGGCAGCCTTGGTATCCGCGAGTTCCTTACGCAGCTGTTCGAGTTCGTCCGGCTCCGCCGGCGGCTTGTTCGCCTCGGCTTCCAGGCACGCTTCCCAGGCGGCTTGCAGTTCCTCTTCGGTCGGCCGTGGGGCATCCAGGTTCCAGACGGCGATATACGGGCCTTTGCCGTCCGACTTATCAAGTAGCACAAAATCTTTATCCACCTGGACAGATGGAAAGATATGTTTTATCGCAAGGTATAGGTCCACGTTTCATCCTCCTTTTAAGCAATCTTTATAACTTGCATATACGTGTAATATCCGTCCGGGTTTGTTGTTGTTCCGCCCCGGCTAGATGTTACCCACATGGCTAGTTTAGCATTTGCAGATGCTACAATGATGGCGGAGCCAGACAATTGTTGGTAACCTGATGATCCGGGCCTTTGATGGTCGACATTAAGCAAAACGGCAGCATCCGAACCTACAGCAAGCTTGAGTTCGTCCCCTGTAACTGCGTTTGACACTTCGGCAGCCGCATTAACTAGATACATCCCCGCTGTTGGACAAGTGAATAATCCGGTTGATGTATCATAGTTACCTAGATTGTCATTCGACTCCGCGCCGCAAATAACTCTTAGCCAAGAGTTGGCAGAACTTATTGTTTGTTGCGACGTATGGCTGGCGGATACAAAAGGCCGGGAACCAGTTGTATTATCTCCCCATGGATTGAGGACTCCATAGGAAGAAACGGAACCTCCGTTTTGTGAAGCTGTCGGTATAGTTCCGGTTAAAGCATTACCATTCAGCACAACCGAGCCAGCTTCCGCTCCCATAATGCCAACTGCATTGCCCGAACCAACACAGCTCCACGCGAAAACCTCGCTGTTCTGTCCCCCATAAATTCCCACATATTTATTGGAGAAACTACATGTATAGCAGTACACTTTCGAGCTTGTGGAAACCAGTCCGTGATATTGTGTCGTAGAGGCGCTGGCAGAACAGTATAAGAACTCCGCATTTGTGCAGCTTATCGCTGTGAAAGCCGTTCGTGCCGCTGTCAGAGCGTTGAATCCTTTAACGGAGACCTTTACTGAACAACCAGAAATGTCGAATGATTGAATATTACATGACTGTGAGAGGTCATTAATTGACGGATTAAACGAGATGACACCAGATCCGGATATTCCTCCCATTCCTAGGTTTTCATTATAAGTCCCGGCGGCAACGTTAATGGTGATGGAATGATTAACGACTGGCGGAATCATACTAATCGCCTTACCAATCGTCCTAAACGCCCCCGCCGCCGTATTCGCCAGCCCGTTATTACCGTCATTCCCATCTGTACGCACATAATAAGTAATATCCGCCGTAGTTGCTTGTACGGCAGTTCCCGGAAGTTGCCCAGCAGGCAGCTTCGCCGAAGCGTCCAGCGTGGCTACGCCGTTCGCCGCTCCCTTCTGGGTTAGGGGGACCGAGGCGGCTGTCTGGTCCTGCAGGCTCTTCACCGCAGAATCCAGCGTATCCATATTGCCGTTAAGATCGGCAATGTCTACAATGTCGGTTCCCTCCGGTTTTTTCAAACCAAGGTTATTAGTCGTTCGCATTAGTCACACTCCTATTCATATACTCGCAAGTCCTCCCAGGTCTTGGCGTGCGCCGCGTTCCAGGTCAGCGCCTTAAGCGCGGTCCACCAGGTGAAGGTATACTGGAAGCGATAGGTCAGATGAGCCGGCTTGATCTCCTCGATGATTTGAATGAGGTCGTCCAGATTGGCCGGAATTCCGAGCGTGCCGACGAATCGGACTTCGAAGCTGTACTCGCCTGGAACCTCCGTCACCTCAACCTCTCCCCCGGAAAAAGCAGAAGCTGTCCGCCGGATCATGTCCGGCGTCGTCGTTCCCGTACCTCTCAGCTTCGCCGTGATTCGCTCCCTGCGGGCAGCGTAAGTC is a genomic window of Paenibacillus durus ATCC 35681 containing:
- a CDS encoding zf-HC2 domain-containing protein, with translation MECKLAVSMMHDYLDDDLPGQQQRDLKEHLLSCPDCRAKFKELEQTDMLLFSLMHQSPVVSDELVGRIMGSLPPSKKERRFIAWIKKHPALTAASVFLLVMLMSSVTLWKQDGQLVVKGSDLDQVVIKGDTVTVPSGKRVSGDLTVENGKTQVYGEVNGNVTVIDGSLYQASTAHISGQVKSIDQALSWFWYKVTNMFSDVAYR
- the sigW gene encoding RNA polymerase sigma factor SigW — protein: MENLEGRLTKLALKGDQRAFAELVELYKDRIYHLGYRMLNNRHEAEDIVQETFLRVYRNLDRYDDNQKFSTWIYRIATNLCIDRLRKRRPTYSLDAELSDQEGTDGYSLIPSDNVTPESELLLSETQRTIYQAIDELPVKYRSVMILRYLQDLSLQEISDVLNMPVTTIKTRVHRGREFLRKKLGPRL
- the ppc gene encoding phosphoenolpyruvate carboxylase, with product MTELTTTAGKVNSNNLLRRDVRFLGNILGEVLVHQGGNELLEIVEKIRETSKSLRSVCLPELHSEFKELIDSLDPENRHQVIRAFAIYFQLVNIAEQNHRIRRKRDYERSAGETVQPGSIESAIQELRERDFSPKEVWEIVNGLSLELVMTAHPTEAMRRAILDIHKRIADDVTGLDNPTLTFREREQLREKLLNEVITLWQTDELRDRKPTVLDEVRNGMYYFHETIFHVLPDVYQELERCLSKYYPGQNWHVPTYLRFGSWIGGDRDGNPSVTSSVTLQTLKMQRILAVREYQRIMRELMQYLSFNTSIVKVTPELLESIAKDRASIKLDRLDAWRNDNEPYRIKLSYMISKTQNVLDEEKRGTSEYYTSPAELIQDLNIIDRSLRHHFADYVADTYIKKLIRQVELFGFHTATLDIRQHSKEHENAMTEILAKMDITPDYSKLSEQEKIELLEKLLNDPRPLTSPYQEYSEGTEECLEVYRTVYKAQAEYGKQCITSYLISMAEAASDILEVMVFAKEVGLFRRDADGTVVCTLQAVPLFETIDDLHEAPDIMRTIFNMPIYRQAVAAMSDLQEIMLGYSDSNKDGGVVTANWELRVALKGLTAMADEYGVKLKFFHGRGGALGRGGMPLNRSILAQPASTIGGGIKITEQGEVLSSRYSMKGIAYRSLEQATSALVIAAINARTPHSDLYVSKWEEICREISEVSLNKYQDLIFRDPDFLSFFKESTPLPEIGELNIGSRPSKRKNSDRFEDLRAIPWVFAWTQSRFLLPAWYAAGTGLQSFYQGKEENLKILQHMYGNFSFFTSLIDTLQMAIAKADLTIAREYAEMGKNKEAHNRIYGQIEEEFRLTSDLILKITGQQDILDNVPVIQESIRLRNPYVDPLSYLQVQLLTELRALRDKDQDDPELLREVLLTINGIAAGLRNTG
- a CDS encoding M15 family metallopeptidase → MLTLTQVQNKSSAKLAGLNPAVHAAAEALIGRCYACGIPILITQGLRTMAEQEALYAQGRTKPGAVVTNARGGYSYHNYGLAVDFALLLPDGKNVSWDMLRDGNEDRLADWGQVVQIAKTFGLEWGGDWSGFKDFSHLQMTFGLALDRLRAGERPSEAAMAAVNDLLKKNETPIKDDKTVVAVHVNGVKAADGVLDKGITYVPARMLAEAMGAKISYDPKTRTVNITLPGEKN
- a CDS encoding CD1375 family protein, coding for MAKVYADLIRKGLKTVDEVPAALQEEVRQIIVMA
- a CDS encoding XkdW family protein encodes the protein MDLYLAIKHIFPSVQVDKDFVLLDKSDGKGPYIAVWNLDAPRPTEEELQAAWEACLEAEANKPPAEPDELEQLRKELADTKAALEDANGKLKTAGEETTNVQLALAEMYEQLLALKEGNPNG
- a CDS encoding putative phage tail protein, encoding MAANELFTDLMDYLPDYYRGILEMETMQGVHTAECGDAWSTLEDHRGQLNVDTATWMLDRWENELGLNVDRTKTYAARRERITAKLRGTGTTTPDMIRRTASAFSGGEVEVTEVPGEYSFEVRFVGTLGIPANLDDLIQIIEEIKPAHLTYRFQYTFTWWTALKALTWNAAHAKTWEDLRVYE